In Polaribacter sp. Hel_I_88, the following proteins share a genomic window:
- the bshC gene encoding bacillithiol biosynthesis cysteine-adding enzyme BshC, with protein MKITQIPFQKTGFFSKTMADYLEKNEHITSFYHNFPDINGFHNQLEEKKKSFRLQSRLVLVDALKNQYKSFETSAKTDENIELLKQQNTFTVTTGHQLNLFTGPLYFLYKIISTINLAEELSEKFPEEKFVPVYWMATEDHDFDEINYFNFDGKKVIWNRKDGGAVGRFSTEGLEEVFEVFSNHLGNSKNANYLKSLFSEGYLKHNNLADATRFIANELFKEYGLVIIDGDDKSLKQLFTPFVKDELENETSFKEVSKTIETLEKNYPIQVNPREINLFYLGDDYRERIIFEDNLYKVNNTEITFTKAAILKEVDENPLAFSPNVIMRPLFQEVILPNLCYIGGGGEMAYWLELKDYFNKVDVPFPILLLRNSVQIISEKQAGKLEKLNITKEEIFLNQFELLSKKVIENTDIETDFSDKIEFLKNQFKDLKKVAEKTDVTFINAVNAQERKQIKGLENLEKRLLKAEKKRQKDLVDRITIIQNELLPNESLEERQRNFSEFYLEYGRNFIINLKEALKPLELEFTILEM; from the coding sequence ATGAAAATAACACAGATCCCTTTCCAAAAAACAGGGTTTTTCTCTAAAACAATGGCCGATTATTTGGAGAAAAATGAACATATAACTTCATTTTATCATAATTTTCCAGACATTAATGGCTTTCATAATCAGCTTGAAGAAAAGAAGAAATCTTTTCGTTTACAGTCTCGATTAGTGTTGGTTGATGCTTTAAAAAATCAGTATAAAAGTTTTGAAACATCAGCAAAAACAGATGAAAATATAGAGCTTTTAAAACAACAAAATACCTTTACAGTTACTACTGGTCATCAATTGAATTTATTTACAGGGCCTTTATATTTTTTATATAAAATTATTTCTACCATAAATTTAGCTGAAGAATTATCAGAAAAATTCCCAGAAGAAAAATTTGTTCCTGTTTATTGGATGGCTACTGAAGATCATGATTTTGATGAGATAAATTATTTTAATTTTGATGGTAAAAAGGTTATTTGGAACAGAAAAGATGGTGGAGCAGTTGGCAGGTTTTCAACAGAAGGTTTGGAGGAAGTTTTTGAAGTGTTTTCCAATCATTTAGGGAATTCTAAAAATGCGAATTATTTAAAAAGCCTTTTTTCTGAAGGCTATTTAAAACATAATAATTTAGCAGATGCCACTCGTTTTATTGCCAACGAATTGTTCAAAGAATATGGTTTGGTAATTATTGATGGAGATGATAAAAGTTTAAAACAATTATTTACGCCTTTTGTTAAAGACGAATTAGAAAACGAAACCTCTTTTAAAGAAGTATCAAAAACGATTGAAACGCTTGAAAAAAACTATCCAATTCAAGTAAATCCTAGAGAAATTAATTTGTTTTATTTAGGTGATGATTATAGAGAACGCATCATTTTTGAAGACAATTTATACAAGGTAAATAATACAGAAATCACTTTTACAAAGGCAGCAATTTTAAAAGAAGTGGATGAAAATCCGTTAGCTTTTTCGCCAAATGTAATTATGAGACCTTTGTTTCAAGAAGTTATTTTACCCAACCTTTGTTACATTGGTGGAGGAGGAGAAATGGCATATTGGTTAGAACTAAAAGATTATTTTAATAAAGTTGATGTTCCTTTTCCTATTTTATTGTTAAGAAATTCTGTACAAATTATATCAGAAAAACAAGCTGGTAAATTAGAAAAATTAAACATTACTAAAGAAGAGATTTTCTTAAATCAGTTTGAATTGCTATCGAAAAAAGTAATTGAAAATACAGATATTGAAACTGATTTTAGTGATAAAATTGAGTTTTTAAAAAATCAATTTAAAGACTTAAAAAAAGTTGCAGAAAAAACGGATGTTACTTTTATAAACGCTGTAAACGCTCAAGAAAGAAAACAGATAAAGGGATTAGAAAATCTTGAAAAACGGTTGTTAAAAGCCGAGAAAAAGCGTCAAAAAGACTTAGTAGATAGAATTACAATCATTCAAAATGAGTTGTTGCCAAATGAATCTTTAGAAGAACGTCAAAGAAATTTTTCTGAATTTTATTTAGAATATGGTCGTAATTTTATCATCAACCTAAAAGAAGCTTTAAAACCATTAGAGCTGGAGTTTACTATTTTAGAAATGTAA
- a CDS encoding serine hydrolase encodes MKNGILTIGFSLLFIFCSKDDEIKNSVIDSSANEIYFPKINADVWETKAVSELNWNEDKLTPLFNFLEEKNTKSFIILHRGKIVIEKYFDHHTSSSLWYWASAGKTLTSTLAGIAQDESFINIDQKVSNYLGENWTSISLAKENLITCKNLLSMTSGLDDSLGENISPQNLKYVADANERWAYHNVYAKMQDVIANAAKTDFTTYFNDKLKNKIGMNGVWRNIGDLNVYWSNSRSMARFGLLIAAKGKWEDTQIVSENFITEATSTSQNINKSYGYLWWLNGKESYHLPQSQNEFMGQLIPNAPKDMFCALGKNDQKIYIVPSKDLVIVRMGEAANDDNFALSSFNNDLWIRINALID; translated from the coding sequence ATTAAAAATGGTATTTTAACAATCGGTTTTTCTTTATTATTCATTTTCTGTTCTAAAGATGATGAAATAAAAAATAGTGTAATTGATTCTTCTGCTAACGAAATTTATTTTCCTAAAATAAATGCTGATGTTTGGGAAACTAAAGCAGTTTCTGAATTAAATTGGAATGAAGATAAGCTAACTCCTTTATTCAATTTTCTAGAAGAAAAAAACACCAAAAGTTTTATCATTTTACACAGAGGTAAAATTGTTATTGAAAAATATTTTGATCATCATACTTCATCTTCTCTTTGGTATTGGGCAAGTGCAGGCAAAACACTAACCTCAACTTTAGCTGGAATTGCACAAGATGAAAGTTTCATAAATATCGATCAAAAAGTTTCAAATTATTTAGGCGAAAATTGGACAAGTATTTCATTAGCAAAAGAAAACCTAATTACTTGTAAAAATCTATTATCTATGACTTCTGGTTTAGATGATAGTTTAGGTGAGAATATTTCTCCTCAAAATTTAAAATATGTTGCTGATGCTAATGAAAGATGGGCTTACCATAATGTGTATGCTAAAATGCAAGATGTAATTGCAAACGCTGCAAAAACAGATTTTACAACCTATTTTAATGATAAACTAAAAAATAAAATAGGAATGAATGGGGTTTGGAGAAATATAGGAGATTTAAATGTTTATTGGAGTAATAGCAGAAGTATGGCTCGTTTTGGATTGCTAATTGCTGCCAAAGGAAAATGGGAAGACACACAAATTGTATCAGAAAATTTTATTACAGAAGCTACTTCAACTTCTCAAAACATCAATAAATCATATGGATATTTATGGTGGCTAAATGGCAAAGAAAGTTATCATTTACCACAATCGCAAAATGAATTTATGGGACAATTAATTCCTAATGCTCCAAAAGATATGTTTTGTGCTTTGGGTAAAAATGACCAAAAAATTTATATTGTACCCAGTAAAGATTTGGTAATTGTAAGAATGGGAGAAGCTGCAAATGATGATAATTTTGCTTTATCTTCTTTTAATAATGATTTATGGATAAGAATTAATGCTTTGATTGATTAA
- a CDS encoding M14 family metallopeptidase, with amino-acid sequence MKLKAILLLSFLTIGTIFSQTIQSPSEFLGYEIGTRFTRHHKVVDYFEYVSNTLANVQLEKYGETNENRPLYVSYISSEENIKNLENIRKNNLAQTEILSENTTNKTAIVWLSYNVHGNEASSTEASMLTLYDLVTTKKAWLENTVVILDPCINPDGRDRYVNWYNQVKSTPFDVTQDAKEHNEPWPGGRPNHYLFDLNRDWAWATQVESQQRIKIYNKWMPHIHVDFHEQYINNPYYFAPAAEPFHEIITDWQRDFQTAIGKNHAKYFDKEGWLYFTKESFDLLYPSYGDTYPTFMGAIGMTYEQAGHGMAGLGINTNEGEVLTLKDRAIHHKTTGLSTVEIASQNAEKLNTEFKKFFDNTNLAYKSFVLKNENQDKTNRLKKLLDTHEIKYEYATNGSVKGYNFSNQNDEKFTTSEGDLVIHTNQPKGKMVNVLFEPSAKLADSLTYDITAWSLPYAHGFKAVASKSKVSSSTNATIKSVTNTVDKNAYAYISKWNSLEDATFLGELLKNNIVPRFSEKPFSTNGKSFERGTLIILRNDNRNQDFDLTIVKIANQNNRQLITTSTGFSDAGVDFGSSAVKPINKQKVALLSGEGTSSLSFGEIWHFFETELQYPLTILDSDYFSRVNFSNYDVIILPNGYYSRVLNKNTLDKLSTFVSSGGTLIAIGSALNSFADKNGFALTTKKSDDKDDKSPNLTPYAEQERERVKNLITGAIFKSKVDNTHPLGFGYSDEYFSLKLGGTSYNYLSEGVNVAYFDENSKNISGYAGSKAVKNIPESLLFGEEQKGRGSIIYMVDNPLFRSFWENGKLFLANAVFLLNSDNLNK; translated from the coding sequence ATGAAATTAAAAGCTATTTTACTTCTTTCTTTTTTAACAATCGGAACCATTTTTTCGCAAACAATTCAATCTCCATCAGAGTTTTTGGGTTACGAAATTGGTACTCGATTTACAAGACATCATAAAGTTGTCGATTATTTTGAATACGTTAGCAACACTTTAGCTAATGTACAACTGGAAAAATATGGTGAAACCAACGAAAATAGACCTTTGTATGTTTCCTATATTTCATCTGAAGAAAATATTAAAAATTTAGAGAATATTAGAAAAAATAATCTTGCTCAAACAGAAATTTTATCAGAAAATACAACGAATAAAACAGCGATTGTTTGGTTGAGTTACAATGTACATGGAAATGAAGCTTCAAGCACAGAAGCTTCTATGCTAACGCTTTACGATTTAGTTACTACAAAAAAAGCGTGGTTAGAAAACACTGTAGTAATTTTAGATCCGTGTATAAATCCTGATGGAAGAGACAGGTATGTAAATTGGTACAACCAAGTAAAAAGTACACCTTTTGATGTTACTCAAGATGCCAAAGAACACAATGAACCTTGGCCTGGAGGAAGACCAAACCATTATTTATTCGATTTAAATAGAGATTGGGCTTGGGCAACACAAGTAGAAAGCCAGCAAAGAATTAAAATTTACAATAAATGGATGCCACACATTCATGTAGATTTCCACGAACAATATATTAACAATCCTTATTATTTTGCACCAGCTGCAGAACCTTTTCATGAGATTATTACAGATTGGCAACGAGATTTTCAGACTGCAATTGGTAAAAATCATGCAAAATATTTCGATAAAGAAGGTTGGTTATATTTTACCAAAGAAAGTTTCGATTTGTTGTATCCAAGTTATGGAGACACATACCCGACTTTTATGGGCGCTATTGGAATGACGTATGAACAAGCAGGTCATGGAATGGCTGGTCTAGGAATTAATACAAATGAAGGTGAAGTTTTAACGTTAAAAGATAGAGCAATTCATCATAAAACTACAGGCTTATCCACGGTTGAAATTGCGTCTCAAAATGCGGAAAAATTAAATACTGAATTTAAAAAATTCTTTGATAATACTAATTTAGCATATAAAAGTTTCGTCTTAAAAAATGAAAATCAAGATAAAACGAATCGTCTTAAAAAATTATTAGATACGCATGAAATTAAGTATGAGTATGCAACAAATGGATCTGTAAAAGGCTACAATTTCAGCAATCAAAATGATGAAAAATTCACAACTTCTGAAGGGGATTTAGTGATTCATACCAACCAACCAAAAGGGAAAATGGTGAATGTTTTATTTGAACCTTCTGCAAAATTAGCAGATTCATTAACCTATGATATTACTGCTTGGTCATTGCCTTATGCTCATGGTTTTAAAGCTGTAGCTAGTAAAAGCAAGGTAAGTTCATCAACGAATGCAACAATAAAAAGCGTAACAAATACTGTTGATAAAAATGCGTATGCGTACATTTCTAAATGGAATAGTCTTGAAGATGCTACTTTTTTAGGCGAATTACTAAAAAATAATATTGTGCCTCGTTTTTCAGAAAAACCATTTTCTACAAACGGAAAATCTTTTGAAAGAGGAACTTTGATCATTTTAAGAAATGATAACAGAAACCAAGATTTTGATTTAACTATCGTAAAAATTGCAAATCAAAACAACCGTCAATTAATAACAACTTCTACTGGTTTTTCTGATGCTGGTGTAGATTTTGGTTCATCTGCAGTAAAACCAATCAACAAACAAAAGGTTGCCTTACTTTCTGGTGAAGGAACTTCTTCCTTAAGTTTTGGAGAAATCTGGCACTTCTTTGAAACTGAATTACAATATCCATTAACCATTTTAGATTCAGATTATTTTAGCCGTGTAAATTTTTCTAATTATGATGTAATCATTTTACCAAATGGATATTATAGTCGTGTTTTAAACAAAAACACATTAGATAAATTATCGACTTTTGTAAGTTCTGGAGGAACTTTAATTGCCATTGGAAGCGCTTTAAATAGTTTTGCTGATAAAAATGGTTTTGCCTTAACAACAAAAAAATCTGATGACAAAGATGACAAATCGCCAAACTTAACTCCTTATGCAGAACAGGAAAGAGAACGTGTAAAAAACTTGATTACAGGTGCAATCTTTAAAAGTAAAGTAGACAATACACATCCTTTAGGTTTTGGTTATTCAGATGAATATTTTTCTTTAAAACTAGGTGGAACTTCTTATAATTATTTAAGTGAAGGTGTAAATGTTGCTTATTTTGACGAAAATTCTAAAAATATTTCTGGTTATGCAGGCAGTAAAGCTGTAAAAAATATCCCAGAATCTTTATTGTTTGGTGAGGAACAAAAAGGAAGAGGAAGTATTATTTATATGGTAGACAATCCATTATTCCGTTCTTTTTGGGAGAATGGAAAGCTATTTTTGGCAAATGCAGTTTTTCTTTTAAATTCAGATAACTTGAATAAATAA
- the rpmG gene encoding 50S ribosomal protein L33 → MAKKGNRVQVILECTEHKASGERGTSRYITTKNKKNTPDRMEIKKFNPILKKMTVHKEIK, encoded by the coding sequence ATGGCAAAAAAAGGAAACAGAGTTCAGGTAATCTTAGAATGTACAGAGCATAAAGCTTCTGGAGAAAGAGGTACTTCTAGATATATTACTACTAAGAACAAAAAGAACACTCCAGATAGAATGGAAATTAAAAAATTCAATCCTATCTTAAAGAAAATGACTGTTCATAAAGAAATTAAATAA
- the ftsY gene encoding signal recognition particle-docking protein FtsY codes for MSFFKNIFSKEKKETLDKGLEKSKESFFGKLSKAVAGKSKVDDDVLDNLEEVLVASDVGVNTTLKIITRIEERVAKDKYVGTDELNTILREEIAGLLSETNKGNATEFTIPTLPKTAEGKKTPYVLMVVGVNGVGKTTTIGKLASQFKKQGFKVVLGAADTFRAAAIDQLQVWADRTGVPIIRQEMGSDPASVAFDTLTSAVKQDADVVIIDTAGRLHNKVNLMNELTKIKRVMQKVVANSPHDVLLVLDGSTGQNAFEQAKQFTLATEVTSLAVTKLDGTAKGGVVIGISDQFKIPVKYIGVGEGIDDLQVFNKVEFVDSFFK; via the coding sequence ATGAGTTTTTTCAAAAATATATTTTCGAAAGAAAAAAAGGAAACATTAGATAAAGGTTTAGAGAAATCTAAAGAAAGTTTTTTTGGTAAATTATCAAAAGCTGTTGCAGGAAAATCGAAAGTAGATGACGATGTTTTAGATAATTTAGAAGAGGTTTTAGTAGCATCTGATGTTGGTGTCAACACAACTTTAAAAATTATCACAAGAATCGAAGAGCGAGTTGCTAAAGATAAATATGTTGGTACAGATGAGTTAAACACTATTCTTCGCGAAGAAATTGCTGGTTTATTATCAGAAACGAATAAAGGAAATGCCACTGAATTTACAATTCCGACGTTACCAAAAACAGCGGAAGGTAAAAAAACGCCTTATGTTTTAATGGTTGTTGGCGTAAATGGTGTTGGTAAAACAACTACAATTGGTAAGTTAGCTAGTCAGTTTAAAAAACAAGGATTTAAAGTTGTTTTAGGAGCAGCAGATACGTTTAGAGCAGCAGCAATAGATCAATTACAAGTTTGGGCAGACAGAACAGGTGTGCCAATTATTCGACAAGAAATGGGTTCTGATCCAGCTTCTGTTGCTTTTGATACGTTAACATCAGCAGTAAAACAAGATGCAGATGTTGTAATTATAGATACAGCTGGTCGTTTACACAATAAGGTTAATTTAATGAATGAGTTGACTAAAATTAAACGCGTAATGCAAAAAGTTGTGGCGAATTCTCCTCACGATGTTTTACTAGTTTTAGATGGTTCTACAGGTCAGAATGCTTTTGAACAAGCAAAACAATTTACGTTAGCAACCGAAGTTACTTCTTTGGCAGTTACAAAATTAGATGGAACAGCAAAAGGTGGTGTTGTGATTGGTATTTCAGATCAATTTAAAATTCCTGTAAAATATATTGGAGTAGGAGAAGGTATAGACGATTTACAGGTGTTTAATAAAGTTGAGTTTGTAGATAGTTTTTTTAAGTAG
- the rimO gene encoding 30S ribosomal protein S12 methylthiotransferase RimO — translation MRTKTIKQNKINVVTLGCSKNIYDSEVLMGQLKANGKNVVHEDENDDGNIVVINTCGFIGKAKEESIDTILHYAQRKEAGEIDKVFVSGCLSERYKPDLEAEIPNVDQYFGTHDLPNLLKVLEADYKHELIGERLTTTPKHYAYLKIAEGCDRPCSFCAIPLMRGKHRSTPIEDIVTEATKLAEKGIKEIMLIAQDLTYYGLDIYKKRALAQLLEALAKVEGIEWIRMHYAFPTGFPMDVLEVMKREPKVCNYLDIPLQHINTELLKSMKRGTTHEKTTALIHKFREAVPEMAIRTTLIVGYPGETEAMFQELKDWVEEMRFERLGAFEYSHEENTGAYVLEDDVPAEVKFKRVNEIMEVQSQISWELNQQKIGKTFKCLFDRKDGEYFYGRTESDSPDVDNDVLVDAKQHYIKIGEFIDVKIYEAGDYDLYGTPVKKLDKPVPMHQKKK, via the coding sequence ATGCGTACAAAAACCATCAAACAAAATAAAATTAACGTTGTAACTTTAGGGTGCTCAAAAAACATTTACGATAGTGAGGTTTTAATGGGGCAATTGAAAGCCAACGGAAAAAATGTAGTGCACGAAGATGAAAATGATGATGGAAATATTGTCGTGATTAATACATGTGGCTTTATTGGGAAAGCAAAAGAGGAATCTATTGATACTATTTTGCACTATGCTCAGAGAAAAGAAGCTGGAGAAATTGATAAAGTTTTTGTGTCTGGATGTTTAAGCGAACGTTACAAACCAGATTTAGAAGCGGAAATTCCTAACGTAGATCAGTATTTTGGGACACACGATTTACCTAATTTATTAAAAGTATTAGAGGCAGATTATAAGCACGAATTAATTGGAGAACGTTTAACAACTACTCCAAAACATTATGCATATTTAAAAATTGCAGAAGGTTGTGATAGACCTTGTTCTTTTTGTGCAATTCCTTTAATGAGAGGAAAACACAGGTCTACGCCTATTGAAGATATTGTTACAGAAGCAACAAAATTAGCAGAAAAAGGCATCAAAGAAATTATGCTAATTGCCCAAGATTTAACCTATTATGGTTTAGATATCTACAAAAAAAGAGCATTAGCACAATTATTAGAAGCCTTGGCAAAAGTAGAGGGAATTGAATGGATTAGAATGCATTATGCGTTTCCTACAGGTTTTCCTATGGATGTTTTAGAGGTGATGAAACGTGAGCCAAAAGTCTGTAATTACTTAGATATTCCTTTACAACACATTAACACAGAGTTGTTAAAGTCGATGAAAAGAGGAACAACACATGAAAAAACGACTGCTTTAATTCATAAATTTAGAGAAGCTGTGCCAGAAATGGCAATTAGAACTACGCTAATTGTGGGGTATCCAGGAGAAACAGAAGCAATGTTTCAAGAGCTGAAAGATTGGGTAGAGGAGATGCGTTTTGAAAGATTAGGTGCTTTTGAATATTCTCATGAAGAAAACACAGGAGCATATGTTTTAGAAGACGATGTACCTGCTGAAGTAAAATTCAAAAGAGTGAATGAAATTATGGAAGTTCAGTCTCAAATTTCTTGGGAATTGAATCAACAAAAAATAGGGAAAACATTTAAATGTTTGTTTGATAGAAAAGATGGTGAATATTTTTACGGACGTACAGAATCTGATTCACCAGATGTGGATAATGATGTTTTAGTTGATGCTAAACAACATTATATTAAAATAGGTGAATTTATTGATGTTAAAATTTACGAAGCTGGCGATTACGATTTGTATGGAACTCCTGTTAAGAAATTAGATAAGCCAGTTCCTATGCATCAAAAGAAAAAATAA
- the rpmB gene encoding 50S ribosomal protein L28, with product MSRVCELTGKKAMVGNNVSKALNRTKRTFDANLMTKRFYIPEEDKWITLKVSASALKNINKLGVSAVIKEARANGFLTK from the coding sequence ATGTCTAGAGTTTGTGAATTAACAGGGAAAAAAGCAATGGTTGGAAACAATGTTTCTAAAGCATTAAATAGAACAAAAAGAACATTTGACGCTAATTTAATGACCAAGCGTTTTTATATTCCAGAAGAAGATAAATGGATTACTTTAAAAGTATCTGCATCTGCTTTAAAAAACATTAATAAATTAGGAGTTTCTGCAGTAATTAAAGAAGCTAGAGCAAACGGATTTTTAACTAAATAA
- a CDS encoding amidase family protein: MKKIFFIIFSILLISSCEKKQEKEIVYFKNYDETEQLAAQQNHEKKRMQFKLFQSKTLDMNEVFKPFNTDLAQFSEDTYEDLKPLILEQDIPTIQKSVQEGKLSYEKLTLFYLYRIRKFESDSTLSLNSIISLNPNVLQEAREKDQNKENISEFSMYGMPVLLKDNINTKEMPTTAGAVALQRNYTKSDAFIVEKLRENGALILGKVNLSEWAYFFCSGCPLGYSAIGGQTLNPYGRAEFETGGSSAGSGVAVAANFAVVAVGTETSGSITSPSSQNSVVGLKPTIGVLSRSGIVPISSTLDTPGPMTKNVIDNAIFMNAMLGYDKNDKASLKLEEDYFQNGFQKELEGIKLGVLSSLLTDSIYALTVDKLKQVGAEIIEITPPEISFDGFVTLLNIDMKYDLPSYLKNNADKSIFVKNVKDVVEFNKKDSLIRAPYGQQLFEGIVKDETTLKELAVIKANLKAEAEKYLQALKDENLDAILSINNYHSGIAAVSFHPTLTVPMGYKKSGEPVSLTFVGVPFSERRLLEIGYIFEQLTRVRKMPRNYQ, encoded by the coding sequence ATGAAAAAAATATTTTTTATCATCTTTTCAATCCTTTTAATTTCTTCTTGTGAAAAGAAACAAGAAAAAGAAATCGTTTATTTTAAAAATTATGATGAAACTGAGCAATTAGCAGCTCAACAAAATCACGAAAAAAAGAGAATGCAATTCAAACTTTTTCAATCTAAAACCTTAGATATGAATGAAGTTTTTAAACCTTTTAATACAGACTTGGCTCAATTTTCAGAAGATACTTATGAAGATTTAAAACCTTTAATTTTAGAGCAAGACATCCCAACAATTCAAAAAAGTGTACAAGAAGGAAAGTTATCGTATGAAAAACTAACATTGTTTTATTTATATAGAATCAGAAAATTTGAAAGCGATTCTACTTTATCTTTAAATAGCATCATTTCTTTAAATCCAAATGTTTTACAAGAAGCTAGAGAAAAAGATCAAAACAAGGAAAATATTTCTGAATTTTCCATGTATGGAATGCCAGTTTTATTAAAAGACAATATCAATACTAAAGAAATGCCAACAACTGCAGGTGCAGTTGCATTGCAAAGAAATTATACCAAAAGTGACGCATTTATCGTAGAAAAATTAAGAGAAAATGGTGCTTTGATTTTAGGAAAAGTAAACTTGAGTGAATGGGCATATTTTTTCTGTTCTGGCTGTCCTTTAGGCTATTCTGCCATTGGTGGACAAACCTTAAATCCTTATGGAAGAGCTGAGTTTGAAACAGGAGGAAGTTCTGCAGGAAGTGGAGTAGCAGTTGCAGCCAATTTTGCTGTAGTTGCAGTGGGTACAGAAACTTCTGGTTCTATTACTTCACCTTCAAGTCAAAATTCTGTAGTGGGTTTAAAACCAACAATTGGTGTGTTGAGTAGAAGTGGCATTGTGCCAATATCATCAACTTTAGATACACCTGGGCCAATGACAAAAAATGTAATTGACAATGCAATTTTTATGAATGCCATGTTGGGTTATGATAAAAATGATAAAGCGTCTCTAAAATTAGAAGAAGATTATTTTCAAAATGGATTTCAAAAAGAATTAGAGGGTATAAAATTAGGTGTTTTGAGTTCTCTTTTAACAGATTCTATTTATGCTTTAACTGTTGATAAATTAAAACAAGTTGGTGCAGAAATTATAGAAATTACGCCTCCAGAAATCTCTTTTGATGGTTTTGTAACGCTGTTAAATATTGATATGAAATATGATTTACCAAGTTATTTAAAAAACAATGCAGATAAATCGATCTTTGTAAAAAATGTAAAGGATGTAGTTGAATTCAATAAAAAAGATTCTTTAATTAGAGCTCCTTATGGGCAACAATTATTTGAGGGTATTGTAAAAGACGAAACTACATTAAAAGAATTAGCAGTCATAAAAGCAAATCTAAAAGCTGAAGCAGAAAAATATTTACAAGCCTTAAAAGACGAAAATTTAGATGCAATTTTATCGATTAATAATTATCATTCAGGAATCGCAGCAGTTTCTTTTCACCCAACATTAACAGTGCCTATGGGTTATAAAAAATCTGGAGAACCTGTAAGTTTAACGTTTGTTGGAGTTCCTTTTTCCGAACGAAGATTGTTAGAAATTGGCTATATTTTTGAACAATTAACCAGAGTTCGAAAAATGCCTAGAAATTATCAATAG
- a CDS encoding DUF4295 domain-containing protein produces MAKKTVASLQTSSKRLSKAIKMVKSPKSGAYTFVETIIDPANVDAFLADK; encoded by the coding sequence ATGGCAAAAAAGACAGTAGCATCTTTACAGACTTCTTCTAAAAGATTAAGTAAAGCAATAAAAATGGTAAAATCTCCAAAATCTGGAGCTTATACATTTGTAGAAACTATTATAGATCCTGCAAACGTAGATGCATTTTTAGCAGACAAATAA